The following DNA comes from Candidatus Methylacidiphilum fumarolicum.
GCATAGCGCTGTCCTCTTTTCCCTAGGGGTTGAATCGCTGTCTGTAGCCGCTCTCTACTAAAATAGGATAAATCTGGCCTATAGGACCGAAATCCAGGAACGAAGATTTCCCTTTCCGTTTCTACTCCATCAGGATTACCGTTGAGTGTGCTGTAATAACGGAGCATATCGCACAATCTACTTCGCTTGTTGTTATGAGTTTCATCAGATGCTGGGGACATTTCCAGTTCTCCGTATTCGTTGAGCAGGGCTGGGAAATCTTCTGGCAGTTCCAGATATTGCTCTATCGTTATGGGTTCGCCATCGGCCCTGGCTATTCTCCCACTAACGACTAGGCACTTAGGGAAATCTTCTGGTAGGACAGCAAGCCAGTCCTCGTTGAATGCTTCTGGAATTTCTAGTTCCACAAGGCCCTGGTTGAGTGTGGCCTCATCCGTAGGGTGCATGTCTTGACTATATCAGATAGTGACCTCTTTTTCATTTTTTTTCTGCAGCATGCTTTTCTGTTAGTGTGAACTTCTCTTCTTTCTCCATCCTTATTATACCGCTTACTGGGAGGGAAGAGTCAACGCCTGCTGGATGCGCCTAATCAACTGCTTGGCTTGTGCAGCTAATTCAGGACTTTTGTTTGCGTCTATGTCGTGGTCAAGTTTTGGAATAAATGAAAGGCGATAAAATTCTTTTGGTGCACCACTTTCGATCCACTGTGGATCGATTGCTAGGTTTGGGAAAAGAGGGGAGCTAAAGAGTTCCCCAGCCATAAATTCTCCTGCTTTGTTTAGCTTTCCCGAAGCAAGTCTGTATACCGTTAGTTTTGGGCAATACACGTTATTGGCTTCTCCCACAATCCAGACTTCCTTAACCTGGGTTGCTTCGTAAAGCTTCAAATGGAGATCTATTTTTGTGAGGTTCTTATCCTTAATCAGCTCTTTGAATATGGGAGCCCATTTTGAGAGGTCCTTCTGCTTCCATAATTTTTTCTCATCCCCCACCACTACTTTTTCAAGATTGGAATAGGAAAGGATTTCCGCTACTAGATCAGGAGCCTCTACCGCATAGCGCTGTCCTCTTTTCCCTAGGGGTTGAATCGCTGTCTGTAGCCGCTCTCTACTAAAATAGGATAAATCTGGCCTATAGGACCGAAATCCAGGAACGAAGATTTCCCTTTCCGTTTCTACTCCATCAGGATTACCGTTGAGTGTGCTGTAATAACGGAGCATATCGCACAATCTACTTCGCTTGTTGTTATGAGTTTCATCAGATGCTGGGGACATTTCCAGTTCTCCGTATTCGTTGAGCAGGGCTGGGAAATCTTCTGGCAGTTCCAGATATTGCTCTATCGTTATGGGTTCGCCATCGGCTCTGGCTATTCTCCCACTAACGACTAGGCACTTAGGGAAATCTTCTGGTAGGACAGCAAGCCAGTCCTCGTTGAATACTTCTGGAATTTCTAGTTCCACAAGGCCCTGGTTGAGTGTGGCCTCATCCGTAGGGTGCATGTCTTGACTATATCAGATAGTGGCCTTTTATCCATTTTTTTCTGCTGAGTGGCTCATCTAGATGTTCCCAGCTCTATAATGCTTTTCCTGCCCTTGTTATACTGCTTACTGGGAGGGAAGAGTCAACGCCTGCTGGATGCGCCTAATCAACTGCTTGGCTTGTGCAGCTAATTCAGGACTTTTGTTTGCGTCTATGTCGTGGTCAAGTTTTGGAATAAATGAAAGGCGATAAAATTCTTTTGGTGCACCACTTTCTATCCACTGTGGATCGATTGCTAGGTTTGGGAAAAGAGGGGAGCTAAAGAGTTCTCCAGCCATAAATTCAGCTATTTTGTTTAGCTTTCCCGAAGCAAGTCTGTATACCGTTAGTTTTGGGCAATACACGTTATTGGCTTCTCCCACAATCCAGACTTCCTTAACCTGGGTTGCTTCGTAAAGCTTCAAATGGAGGTCTATTTTTGTCAGGTTCTTATCCTTAATCAGCTCTTTGAATATGGGAGCCCATTCTGAGAGGTCCTTCTGCTTCCATAATTTTTTCTCATCCCCCACCACTACTTTTTCAAGATTGGAATAGGAAAGGATTTCCACCACTAGATCAGGAGCCTCTACCGCATAGCGCTGTCCTCTTTTCCCTAGGGGTTGAATCGCTGTCTGTAGCCGCTCTCTACTAAAATAGGTTAAATCTGGCCTATAGGACCGAAATCCAGGAACGAAGATTTCCTCTTCAATTCTAGCCCCATTAGGATTGTCACACTGCTCACAGTAAAATGATAATAGGCGAAACAGTGCATTACGCCTGTTATTATGAACGTTGTCTGAAGCTGGGGACATTTCCAGTTCTCCGTATTCGTTGAGCAGGGCTGGGAAATCTTCTGGCAGTTCCAGATATTGCTCTATCGTTATGGGTTCGCCATCTGCCCTGGCTATTCTCCCACTAACGACTAGGCACTTAGGGAAATCTTCTGGTAGGACAGCAAGCCAGTCCTCGTTGAATACTTCTGGAATTTCTAGTTCCACAAGGCCCTGGTTGAGTGTGGCCTCATCGGTAGGGTGCATGTCTTGACTATATCAGCTAGTGGCCTCTTTTTCATTTTTTTTCTGCAGCATGCTTTTCTGTTAGTGTGTCTTTTCTTTCTTGATGTTCCAGACATATAATAACATTGGTATTGTCTTTTCCCCCACGGCAAATCCTGGGATTTTAAGGTGTTTTCTGTAAAAAATAGATGGAAGTTTTTTTTCGTTGACGACTACGAGTGAATCTACGAATGTCTAAACTTTAAATAAAAAATGTGAAAAGGTTATTGCCACTTTGCGGCTTCTGAATAATATCAATAATGACATTGCGTATGGAAGAAGAAATTGAAAAACACAAGCTCATTGAGCAGTTCAGACTGCATGAAAAAGACACGGGCTCTGCCGTTGTTCAGATTGCTTTGCTTACAAATAAGATTCAGCGGTTAACAACGCATCTCAAAAAAAACAGCAAAGACCATAGTTCAAGAAGAGGACTTCTTCGGATGGTGAATAGGAGACGGAAGCTCCTGAATTATCTGAATCGAACAGAGCCGGAAAAGTATCGTGAAATGCTAAACCGGCTTTCACTGAGAAAATAACAAAGCTCGCTGTTTCTAGCTTCAGCCGTCGAGTGTAGACTCTGTAGATACTTATGCCAGAATATGTAAATGTAAAGAGAAATATTGGAGATCAGTCAATCATCTTTGAAACGGGCAAACTCGCAAAAATGGCTGATGGATCTGTGACGGTGTCCTATGGGGAAACGGCCGTTTTGGTAACGGTGGTATCTGTAACGGAATTAAAAGAAGAGCAGGATTTTTTACCATTACAGGTTGAGTATAGAGAAAAAGCGGCAGCAGCGGGAAGATTCCCAGGCGGCTACTTTAGAAAAGAAGGGAGGCCAACTGATAAGGAAATTTTGACTTCTCGAATGATAGATAGGCCCTTGCGCCCTCTTTTCCCAACAGGCTATTTTTACGAAACACAAATCTTAGGAACCCTGCTTTCAGCTGATGGACAAAATGACCCTGATATTTTAGCGATCAATGGAGCTTCGGCCGCTTTGATGCTTTCGGATGTGCCTTTTAACGGTCCGGTTGGGGCTGTGCGTATCGGTCAAATTGATGGTCGCTGGATCCTCAATCCCACGCATCGAGAAAGAGAG
Coding sequences within:
- a CDS encoding Uma2 family endonuclease yields the protein MHPTDEATLNQGLVELEIPEVFNEDWLAVLPEDFPKCLVVSGRIARADGEPITIEQYLELPEDFPALLNEYGELEMSPASDETHNNKRSRLCDMLRYYSTLNGNPDGVETEREIFVPGFRSYRPDLSYFSRERLQTAIQPLGKRGQRYAVEAPDLVAEILSYSNLEKVVVGDEKKLWKQKDLSKWAPIFKELIKDKNLTKIDLHLKLYEATQVKEVWIVGEANNVYCPKLTVYRLASGKLNKAGEFMAGELFSSPLFPNLAIDPQWIESGAPKEFYRLSFIPKLDHDIDANKSPELAAQAKQLIRRIQQALTLPSQ
- a CDS encoding Uma2 family endonuclease, with translation MHPTDEATLNQGLVELEIPEVFNEDWLAVLPEDFPKCLVVSGRIARADGEPITIEQYLELPEDFPALLNEYGELEMSPASDNVHNNRRNALFRLLSFYCEQCDNPNGARIEEEIFVPGFRSYRPDLTYFSRERLQTAIQPLGKRGQRYAVEAPDLVVEILSYSNLEKVVVGDEKKLWKQKDLSEWAPIFKELIKDKNLTKIDLHLKLYEATQVKEVWIVGEANNVYCPKLTVYRLASGKLNKIAEFMAGELFSSPLFPNLAIDPQWIESGAPKEFYRLSFIPKLDHDIDANKSPELAAQAKQLIRRIQQALTLPSQ
- the rpsO gene encoding 30S ribosomal protein S15; this encodes MEEEIEKHKLIEQFRLHEKDTGSAVVQIALLTNKIQRLTTHLKKNSKDHSSRRGLLRMVNRRRKLLNYLNRTEPEKYREMLNRLSLRK